A stretch of Flavobacteriales bacterium DNA encodes these proteins:
- a CDS encoding helix-turn-helix transcriptional regulator, with protein MSKTPEPYRSAILDELLARITPQQQEKVSIKMRAAVRIADRLEELRMQKKELAEACGLKGSSMVTKWLSGGHNFTLDTLVDIGHALGMSVADLLRPEEERVVFSTTVSVQAPALSQERRTVAMGEMAFVSRSSNAAGAVPMVSEPLYHYGQKQPCFA; from the coding sequence ATGAGCAAGACACCTGAGCCTTATCGCAGCGCCATCCTGGACGAACTGCTGGCACGCATCACGCCCCAGCAGCAGGAGAAGGTGTCGATCAAGATGCGTGCAGCCGTGCGCATCGCAGATCGCCTCGAAGAACTGCGCATGCAGAAGAAGGAACTGGCCGAGGCGTGTGGCTTGAAGGGTTCCTCCATGGTCACCAAGTGGCTGAGCGGCGGGCACAACTTCACCTTGGATACACTAGTGGACATCGGCCATGCGCTGGGTATGAGCGTTGCCGACCTGCTGCGCCCCGAGGAAGAGAGGGTGGTGTTCTCCACTACGGTCAGCGTGCAAGCACCTGCCCTCTCGCAAGAGCGCCGTACTGTGGCCATGGGCGAAATGGCTTTCGTGAGCCGTTCCTCCAACGCTGCCGGGGCTGTGCCCATGGTGAGCGAACCACTGTACCACTATGGACAGAAGCAACCCTGCTTTGCCTGA
- a CDS encoding SAM-dependent DNA methyltransferase — MTSTAIVNKVWNFCHTLRDDGVGYGDYLEQLTYLLFLKMADEYSKPPYKRDTKVPTGFDWQSLRGKSGAELESHYVKLLDELGKKTGMLGDIFVKAQNKITDPAKLHKLIQLIDGESWVLLGADVKGDIYEGLLQKNAEDTKSGAGQYFTPRPLIRAMVECVRPLPEKTIADPACGTGGFFLAAYDHLTNPKNFKLNKDQLKFLKYETFHGWEIVTSTARLCLMNLFLHNVGDMDHEADITRDDSLRAAPAKKFDYVLTNPPFGKKSSVTVTNDEGTEKREALTYNRQDFWATTSNKQLNFVQHICSILKPGGTAAVVLPDNVLFEGGAGETVRKQLLRTTELHTILRLPTGLFYAQGVKANVLFFENKPGAKTPWTKDVWIYDYRTNIKHTLKTDPLQFEDLTEFIKCYNPADRHKRKATWSDKSPEGRWRKYSYDEIMTRDKASLDIFWLKDDSLEDSANLPEPGVLAAEIVQDLEAALKEFRAIADDLH, encoded by the coding sequence ATGACCTCCACCGCCATCGTCAACAAAGTCTGGAACTTCTGCCACACCCTGCGCGATGACGGCGTGGGCTACGGTGATTACCTCGAGCAGCTCACCTATTTGCTGTTCCTGAAGATGGCTGATGAGTACAGCAAGCCGCCCTACAAGCGCGACACCAAAGTGCCCACCGGCTTCGACTGGCAGAGTCTGCGCGGCAAGAGCGGCGCCGAGCTGGAGAGCCATTACGTGAAGCTGCTGGACGAGCTGGGCAAGAAGACCGGCATGCTGGGCGACATCTTCGTGAAGGCCCAGAACAAGATCACCGACCCGGCCAAGCTCCACAAGCTGATCCAGCTGATCGACGGCGAGAGCTGGGTGCTGCTGGGCGCCGATGTGAAGGGCGATATCTACGAGGGACTGTTGCAGAAGAACGCCGAGGACACGAAGAGCGGTGCCGGGCAATACTTCACGCCGCGTCCGCTGATCCGGGCCATGGTGGAGTGCGTGCGTCCACTGCCCGAGAAGACCATCGCCGACCCGGCCTGCGGCACCGGCGGCTTTTTCCTCGCGGCCTACGACCACCTGACCAACCCGAAGAACTTCAAGCTGAACAAGGACCAGCTGAAGTTCCTGAAGTACGAGACCTTCCACGGCTGGGAGATCGTCACCAGCACGGCGCGCCTGTGCCTGATGAACCTCTTCCTGCACAACGTGGGCGACATGGACCACGAGGCGGACATCACCCGCGATGACAGCTTGCGCGCGGCGCCTGCGAAGAAGTTCGACTACGTGCTCACCAACCCGCCCTTCGGCAAGAAGAGCAGCGTGACGGTGACTAACGACGAGGGCACGGAAAAGCGCGAGGCCCTCACCTACAACCGCCAGGACTTCTGGGCCACCACGAGCAACAAGCAGCTCAACTTCGTGCAGCACATCTGCAGCATCTTGAAACCGGGCGGCACCGCCGCCGTGGTGCTGCCGGACAATGTGCTCTTCGAAGGTGGCGCCGGCGAAACCGTGCGCAAGCAATTGCTGCGCACCACGGAGCTGCACACCATCCTGCGTCTGCCCACAGGCCTCTTCTATGCACAGGGCGTGAAGGCGAACGTGCTCTTCTTCGAGAACAAGCCCGGCGCCAAGACCCCCTGGACCAAGGACGTATGGATCTACGACTACCGCACCAACATCAAGCACACGCTGAAGACCGACCCGCTCCAGTTCGAAGACCTCACGGAATTCATCAAGTGCTACAACCCTGCAGACCGTCACAAGCGCAAGGCGACATGGAGCGACAAGTCACCGGAAGGCCGCTGGCGCAAGTACAGCTACGACGAGATCATGACCCGCGATAAGGCCAGCCTGGACATCTTCTGGCTGAAGGACGACAGCTTGGAGGACAGTGCCAACCTGCCTGAGCCGGGGGTGCTGGCGGCGGAGATCGTGCAAGACCTAGAGGCGGCGTTGAAGGAGTTCAGGGCAATCGCAGATGACCTCCACTAG
- a CDS encoding CHAT domain-containing protein produces the protein MLVLGCTAPKQSLYSRYLTEGRLDLAEAQADTTYAAHYSEHRSSSLPAFQRDSIAGIQFYYDADRYRGCMAFAKHEAAADRARQLLANSLGKNDPYYLDAVMECAYARLLQGRREEGLELAKEVKTKLLADPTLGRDRVGLSDLFTFYMQAQDEATVKEVVRRGLAYYNPAYRTVPDTEGKALLGAPELGAFDRVTDLGAYSRFLNHAALYNWTVLDPFWCEHFYKFDRAFAKWYSSTVRDENVADIAYAHAIAGLGKSSAALELDKRAYLALGKRYKASNVDYAIGATNYASHYLDYATNNCVAMPYAYLDSIYSVDCPKMNGRTNEERMRYIQCSCGQALLRTSAGEPDSALSTLRKAEVAYHLMGMRGRTPESYGGMYAAYTATWFEYWLSTGHYQRCDSLLNVAERIPLTWRIMRPKLAYMRGKLQLAQGDPEAAARTLASHRTVTNTYRNEGLAAFSSRNTRDLLGAYESADALELTALLALPGKEQQLLSILDSRKLKVASAQIQAAHDKRMGFTDEVYDEAYADWHRTKKEIGRIMTDRSATASMLQRARSLEDTLSAQEALLSLLYREWMKDVRDQPGYVDRFTVEAALNPKTAVIDAHRVHLFDAGLTAYEPAYLLMVRRNTGVPTVIRVNDAERIDSLIAVVNERHTQGKDAPEAIQALSDALVAPLSAALGKTSLVYVCGDGALGLLNWSYLWEGSKRFCEDRSIQHVHGMHALRYKEVTGYFDYVREAAFFGAPTYYSSNASREANVTNAARISTAQGEVREFTGKDGVKALPHTQPEIEASARIVKDAPLVAMNERAVKTFLGVDATEANVRSLGKVNLLHIATHGFFEQNEDELMSMYRLNDSLSSFSRDPLLRSGLLLAGSGDYLANGTRSAALDDGLLSAAEIADMDLSKTELVVLSACQSGQGTVATSDGIDGLQSALFIVGAKAVMVSYWKVDDKFTTMFMQEFYRRWSGKERHAFEALRSTQRHFAAMPEYASPRYWASFNIVAR, from the coding sequence ATGTTGGTACTAGGGTGCACCGCACCCAAGCAGAGCCTGTACAGCAGGTACCTCACCGAGGGCAGGCTGGATCTGGCGGAAGCCCAAGCGGACACGACCTATGCCGCGCATTACTCCGAGCATAGATCAAGTTCGCTGCCCGCATTCCAACGCGACAGCATTGCCGGCATCCAGTTCTACTACGATGCGGACAGGTACCGGGGGTGCATGGCTTTTGCGAAACACGAGGCTGCGGCCGATCGTGCCCGGCAACTGCTGGCCAATAGCCTTGGCAAGAACGATCCATACTACCTGGATGCGGTCATGGAGTGCGCCTACGCCCGACTCTTGCAAGGGCGCCGGGAAGAAGGGTTGGAGCTGGCCAAGGAAGTGAAGACCAAATTGTTGGCGGATCCCACGTTGGGGCGCGACAGGGTCGGCCTGTCGGACCTCTTCACCTTCTACATGCAGGCGCAAGATGAAGCCACCGTGAAAGAGGTCGTTCGTCGTGGGCTCGCATACTACAACCCGGCGTATCGTACCGTGCCCGATACCGAAGGCAAGGCCCTCCTGGGCGCCCCGGAACTGGGGGCTTTCGACCGGGTCACCGACCTGGGCGCATACTCCCGCTTTCTCAACCACGCTGCCCTGTACAACTGGACGGTACTTGATCCATTCTGGTGCGAGCACTTCTACAAGTTCGATCGTGCCTTTGCCAAATGGTACAGTTCCACCGTTCGGGATGAGAACGTCGCGGACATCGCTTACGCGCATGCCATCGCCGGCCTTGGCAAATCTTCCGCCGCTCTGGAACTGGATAAGCGTGCGTACCTGGCCCTTGGCAAGCGCTATAAGGCGAGCAACGTTGATTATGCCATCGGCGCAACGAATTATGCGAGCCACTATCTGGACTATGCGACGAATAATTGCGTCGCCATGCCCTATGCCTACCTCGATTCCATCTACTCGGTCGATTGTCCGAAGATGAACGGGAGGACGAACGAAGAAAGAATGCGTTACATACAGTGCTCATGCGGGCAAGCCTTGTTGCGCACCAGTGCAGGGGAACCGGATTCCGCGCTCTCCACCTTGCGCAAGGCCGAGGTAGCTTACCACTTGATGGGCATGCGCGGTCGCACGCCGGAATCTTACGGTGGCATGTACGCGGCGTACACGGCCACATGGTTCGAATACTGGCTTTCGACCGGCCACTATCAGCGGTGCGATTCGCTGTTGAACGTAGCCGAGCGGATACCGCTCACCTGGCGAATCATGCGTCCCAAGCTGGCTTACATGCGGGGCAAGTTGCAACTGGCGCAGGGCGATCCTGAAGCAGCAGCACGGACCCTTGCCTCCCATCGCACGGTAACGAACACTTATCGCAATGAGGGTCTTGCAGCCTTTTCGTCGCGGAACACCCGGGACCTTTTGGGGGCCTATGAAAGTGCCGATGCGTTGGAATTGACCGCATTGTTGGCACTGCCGGGCAAGGAGCAACAGCTCCTGTCCATTCTGGACAGCAGGAAACTGAAGGTGGCCAGCGCACAGATCCAAGCGGCACACGATAAGCGGATGGGCTTCACGGATGAGGTCTATGATGAAGCATATGCTGACTGGCACCGCACCAAGAAGGAGATCGGTCGGATCATGACCGACAGGAGCGCTACCGCCTCCATGCTCCAACGCGCGCGCTCGCTGGAGGACACCCTCAGCGCCCAAGAGGCACTGCTCTCCCTCCTCTACCGGGAATGGATGAAGGACGTTCGGGATCAGCCTGGTTATGTAGACCGGTTCACGGTGGAAGCAGCCTTGAATCCCAAGACCGCGGTGATCGATGCACATCGCGTCCACCTGTTCGATGCCGGGCTGACCGCCTATGAACCGGCTTACTTGCTCATGGTACGCCGGAACACGGGCGTACCCACAGTCATCCGCGTTAATGATGCCGAGCGCATCGACTCCCTTATTGCCGTTGTGAATGAGCGGCACACGCAAGGCAAGGATGCCCCGGAAGCCATCCAAGCGTTGAGCGATGCGCTGGTAGCGCCCCTGAGCGCGGCCTTGGGAAAGACATCCTTGGTGTATGTATGTGGCGATGGTGCTTTGGGTCTGCTCAATTGGTCCTACCTCTGGGAAGGCTCGAAACGCTTCTGTGAGGATCGAAGCATACAGCACGTACATGGCATGCACGCGCTGCGCTACAAGGAGGTCACCGGCTATTTCGATTACGTGAGGGAGGCTGCGTTCTTCGGCGCACCAACGTACTATTCAAGCAATGCGTCCCGCGAGGCGAATGTGACCAATGCCGCACGCATTTCGACCGCACAGGGCGAGGTGCGGGAATTCACCGGTAAGGACGGAGTGAAGGCACTGCCACATACGCAACCCGAGATAGAAGCCTCAGCTCGTATCGTGAAGGACGCGCCTCTTGTAGCCATGAACGAAAGGGCGGTAAAGACCTTCCTCGGGGTTGATGCAACGGAAGCGAACGTGCGGTCCCTTGGCAAAGTGAACCTGTTGCACATTGCCACACACGGCTTCTTCGAGCAGAATGAGGACGAGCTCATGAGCATGTACCGCTTGAATGATTCGCTCTCCTCGTTCAGCCGCGACCCCCTATTGCGATCAGGTTTGTTGCTTGCAGGCAGCGGTGATTACCTCGCGAACGGAACCCGTTCTGCTGCGCTTGATGATGGTTTGCTGAGCGCGGCCGAGATCGCTGATATGGATCTGTCCAAGACGGAGCTGGTGGTCCTGAGCGCCTGCCAGTCCGGCCAAGGCACCGTGGCCACATCGGACGGAATTGATGGGCTGCAGAGTGCGCTGTTCATCGTCGGCGCGAAAGCGGTGATGGTATCCTATTGGAAGGTGGATGATAAATTCACCACCATGTTCATGCAGGAGTTCTATCGGCGATGGAGCGGCAAGGAACGCCATGCGTTCGAGGCGCTGCGCAGCACGCAGCGGCACTTCGCCGCGATGCCGGAATACGCTTCCCCCCGCTATTGGGCTTCCTTCAATATCGTGGCCCGATGA
- a CDS encoding 1,4-dihydroxy-2-naphthoyl-CoA synthase — MQLQAAPPEWREAKAFTDITYRKSGGVARIAFNRPEVRNAFRPHTVSELLEAFHDAQEDTDTGVVLFSAEGPSPKDGVWSFCSGGDQRARGHQGYVDGAGTPRLNILEVQRLIRFMPKVVIAVVPGWCVGGGHSLHVVCDLSLASKEHAVFKQTDADVTSFDGGYGSAYLAKMVGQKRAREIFFLGRDITADRAFEMGMVNASVPHAELESTAWQWAQEILAKSPTAIKMLKFAFNLTDDGLVGQQVFAGEATRLAYMTDEAKEGRNAFLEKRKPQFGKGKWIP, encoded by the coding sequence ATGCAGCTTCAGGCCGCTCCGCCCGAATGGCGCGAAGCGAAGGCCTTCACCGACATCACCTACCGCAAGAGCGGCGGCGTGGCGCGCATCGCCTTCAATCGCCCGGAAGTCCGCAACGCCTTCCGTCCGCATACGGTGAGCGAGTTGCTCGAGGCCTTCCACGATGCGCAGGAGGACACCGATACCGGCGTGGTGCTCTTCAGCGCCGAAGGGCCGAGCCCGAAGGATGGCGTGTGGAGCTTCTGCAGCGGCGGCGATCAGCGCGCGCGCGGACATCAAGGCTACGTGGACGGAGCCGGCACGCCGCGCCTGAACATCCTCGAGGTGCAACGCCTGATCCGCTTCATGCCGAAGGTCGTCATCGCTGTCGTGCCCGGCTGGTGCGTGGGCGGCGGCCATAGCCTGCATGTGGTGTGCGACCTCAGCCTCGCGAGCAAGGAGCACGCGGTGTTCAAGCAGACCGATGCCGATGTGACGAGCTTCGATGGCGGCTACGGCAGCGCCTACCTCGCCAAGATGGTGGGACAGAAACGCGCCCGCGAGATCTTCTTCCTCGGCCGCGACATCACCGCCGACCGCGCCTTCGAGATGGGCATGGTGAACGCGAGCGTGCCGCATGCCGAGCTGGAGAGCACCGCCTGGCAATGGGCCCAGGAGATCCTCGCGAAATCACCCACCGCGATCAAGATGCTGAAGTTCGCCTTCAACCTCACCGACGACGGCCTGGTGGGCCAGCAGGTCTTCGCCGGTGAAGCCACGCGCCTGGCCTACATGACCGACGAGGCGAAGGAGGGCCGCAACGCCTTCCTCGAGAAGCGCAAGCCGCAGTTCGGGAAGGGGAAGTGGATCCCGTAG